The following coding sequences lie in one Liolophura sinensis isolate JHLJ2023 chromosome 4, CUHK_Ljap_v2, whole genome shotgun sequence genomic window:
- the LOC135464934 gene encoding uncharacterized protein LOC135464934, whose amino-acid sequence MSSMYYRVTREPPPPPRFGFKKVDQKQLQEILSRVTKPRLSTPDRPDTSRSTSRPKSSQNGRRKNYPTEQDWQRMIRRLQRPTFSHKMARTQSQKSRSQEQQHQQQKESVCFKLPRSKSTIPTASKGLEKLCRPTTATLAKSLFVCHLCGANPSSSSSTFDYDYTERKNLQPEEVEKITERVRMHTCSSHPESRPCTRGGGVESPDSMIQDIRLPLISGLDRSKTVSEITDRLQPARCRQNTPAATVISVS is encoded by the coding sequence ATGAGTTCAATGTATTATCGCGTGACTCGCGAGCCGCCACCACCTCCGCGATTCGGCTTTAAGAAAGTCGACCAGAAACAACTTCAGGAGATTTTGTCACGCGTGACAAAACCAAGGCTGAGCACACCGGATCGACCTGATACATCCCGTTCCACAAGTAGGCCTAAATCTTCTCAAAATGGCCGACGGAAGAACTATCCGACCGAACAAGATTGGCAACGAATGATTCGTCGTTTACAGCGCCCTACCTTTAGTCACAAGATGGCGCGCACCCAGTCACAAAAATCCAGGTCACAAGAACAGCAGCATCAACAGCAAAAGGAAAGCGTTTGCTTTAAACTACCCAGGTCCAAATCTACTATTCCGACGGCGAGTAAAGGTCTGGAAAAGCTATGTCGACCCACAACGGCAACATTAGCGAAGTCTCTTTTCGTGTGTCACCTCTGTGGTGCAAACCCTTCCAGCTCATCCTCAACATTTGACTACGACTACACCGAGCGCAAAAATTTGCAGCCAGAGGAAGTGGAGAAGATAACGGAGCGAGTGCGTATGCACACGTGCTCTAGCCACCCAGAATCTCGCCCATGCACCCGTGGAGGCGGAGTGGAATCTCCGGATTCCATGATTCAAGATATTCGACTGCCCCTGATCAGTGGCCTCGATAGGAGCAAAACTGTGTCAGAAATTACAGACAGACTTCAGCCTGCACGATGTAGACAGAACACCCCGGCAGCCACTGTCATCTCAGTGTCATAG